The Rhodospirillaceae bacterium genome has a window encoding:
- the pabB gene encoding aminodeoxychorismate synthase component I yields the protein MKKSSSTSRLSLTAIDSLTASFQADTQQVINTVLIVRERPWRDPLVAFEPFANEPGSALLHGDGIGDMGRWSYIAASPVHVVSVNATLQTSIDGVHIPGDAFHILKDLLAQFPISSGESPAPFCGGAVGYIGYEMGRAVETLPAPRPGATDPAMSVGLYDVIAAFDHKQKRAWVIANGFPEQDTHQRDLRAQKRAQWFMDKIAGASARPIKTSTATWHADQSQSEIEASINRAIAYIRAGDIFQANITQRFRAAKPKDVSAWDVFRQLRTAVPSPFGAYIATTPDFQVLSASPERFLHVDTQGRVETRPIKGTRPRNNAPEVDADLATALKASVKDRAENLMIVDLMRNDISRVCEPSSVSVPQLCEVETFARVHHLVSVVTGQLRPDVTCSDLLRACFPGGSVTGAPKIRAMEIIHELEPAGRGPYCGAITWMGFDGAMDSSIVIRSLVIDGDEIIAQAGGGIVADSVPALEYEEAMVKLRPLLSVFESASFETTASS from the coding sequence GTGAAAAAGTCATCTTCAACATCAAGGCTTTCGTTGACGGCCATAGACTCCCTGACCGCGTCCTTCCAAGCTGATACACAACAGGTCATAAATACCGTGCTTATCGTCAGAGAGCGTCCGTGGCGGGATCCTCTTGTCGCCTTTGAGCCCTTTGCTAATGAACCCGGCTCCGCGCTCCTTCATGGCGACGGCATTGGAGATATGGGGCGATGGTCTTACATCGCCGCATCTCCTGTTCATGTCGTTTCCGTCAACGCCACATTACAGACGTCCATCGACGGTGTTCATATCCCCGGGGATGCGTTTCACATTCTCAAAGACCTGCTGGCCCAGTTCCCGATTTCATCAGGAGAGTCGCCCGCGCCCTTTTGTGGCGGCGCGGTTGGCTACATCGGATACGAGATGGGCCGGGCGGTCGAAACCCTTCCCGCCCCCAGACCTGGAGCCACTGACCCGGCGATGAGCGTTGGTCTTTATGACGTCATTGCCGCGTTTGATCACAAGCAGAAACGTGCTTGGGTCATCGCCAACGGCTTTCCCGAGCAGGACACGCACCAACGCGACCTGAGGGCGCAAAAACGCGCGCAATGGTTTATGGATAAAATCGCCGGAGCATCAGCGCGGCCCATAAAAACATCAACGGCCACGTGGCACGCGGACCAGTCTCAGAGTGAAATAGAAGCCAGCATCAACCGTGCGATCGCCTACATTCGGGCCGGCGATATTTTCCAAGCCAATATCACACAGCGCTTCCGGGCCGCGAAACCAAAAGACGTCAGCGCGTGGGATGTGTTCCGGCAATTGCGCACGGCGGTGCCATCACCCTTCGGCGCTTATATTGCTACCACTCCAGATTTTCAGGTGTTGTCCGCATCGCCTGAGCGTTTTTTACACGTTGACACCCAGGGCCGTGTCGAAACACGGCCCATTAAAGGAACACGACCGCGCAATAACGCACCAGAGGTGGATGCGGATTTGGCAACGGCGCTGAAGGCGAGCGTCAAGGACCGTGCCGAAAACCTGATGATTGTCGATCTCATGCGCAATGATATCTCCCGGGTTTGCGAACCTTCCAGCGTCAGCGTTCCACAACTGTGTGAGGTCGAGACCTTTGCCCGGGTGCATCATCTGGTGTCTGTCGTGACCGGCCAGTTGCGGCCCGATGTCACCTGCAGTGATTTATTGCGCGCCTGCTTTCCGGGTGGCTCCGTGACGGGGGCCCCGAAGATTCGCGCGATGGAGATTATTCATGAACTGGAGCCTGCGGGTCGCGGGCCCTATTGCGGGGCGATTACCTGGATGGGATTCGATGGCGCCATGGACTCATCGATTGTGATACGCAGTCTTGTCATCGATGGGGACGAGATTATTGCCCAAGCCGGAGGCGGGATCGTTGCAGATTCTGTTCCCGCCCTTGAATATGAAGAGGCTATGGTAAAACTACGTCCTTTGTTGTCGGTTTTTGAGTCCGCATCTTTTGAGACCACAGCGTCATCATGA
- a CDS encoding D-glycerate dehydrogenase, translating into MTLSKPTVIVTRKLPEVVETRMMELFDVRLNADDTPLDRDALAKALSSCDVLVPTLTDEIDSELLSTKGLKTRLIANFGNGTDHIDVAAAQTAGISVTNTADVLTEDTADMAMALIVAVPRRLVEGSRLIQEGRFTGWTPTHMLGRRLAGKRLGIIGMGRIGLAVAKRARGFGMAVHYHNRHRLRPEIEQDVEATYWESLDQMMARMDVISIHCPHTPATFHLLSERRLKLLKEDAYLVNVARGEIVDEDALVKMLEDGALAGAGLDVFEHEPAVNPKLLDLDNVTLIPHMGSATIEGRIAMGEKVIFNIKAFVDGHRLPDRVLPS; encoded by the coding sequence ATGACTCTTAGCAAACCCACAGTAATCGTGACCCGCAAGCTTCCAGAGGTCGTGGAAACACGCATGATGGAACTGTTTGACGTACGCCTGAACGCAGATGACACGCCGTTGGATCGCGACGCGCTTGCCAAGGCATTGTCTTCCTGCGATGTGCTGGTTCCGACTCTGACCGATGAAATTGACTCAGAGTTGCTAAGCACGAAGGGCTTAAAGACGCGTTTAATCGCGAATTTTGGTAATGGCACTGACCATATTGATGTCGCAGCAGCGCAAACAGCCGGCATTTCCGTCACCAATACAGCCGATGTGCTGACCGAAGACACAGCCGATATGGCCATGGCGCTGATTGTCGCCGTGCCGCGGCGTTTGGTTGAAGGCTCACGACTGATTCAGGAAGGCCGCTTCACCGGATGGACCCCGACCCATATGCTGGGCCGGAGGTTAGCCGGAAAGCGTCTGGGTATTATTGGTATGGGCCGGATCGGTCTGGCCGTCGCAAAACGGGCCCGCGGTTTTGGCATGGCGGTGCATTATCACAACCGGCATCGGCTTAGACCTGAGATTGAACAGGACGTAGAGGCAACTTACTGGGAAAGCCTGGATCAGATGATGGCCCGTATGGATGTTATCTCCATACATTGCCCACACACCCCGGCAACATTCCATCTGCTGTCAGAACGCCGCCTCAAACTTCTAAAAGAAGATGCCTACCTGGTTAATGTTGCGCGCGGTGAAATCGTTGATGAAGATGCCTTGGTAAAAATGCTCGAAGACGGCGCATTGGCCGGTGCCGGCCTTGACGTGTTTGAACACGAACCAGCCGTAAACCCAAAACTGTTGGATTTGGACAACGTCACTCTTATCCCGCATATGGGCTCAGCAACCATAGAAGGCCGCATTGCCATGGGTGAAAAAGTCATCTTCAACATCAAGGCTTTCGTTGACGGCCATAGACTCCCTGACCGCGTCCTTCCAAGCTGA
- a CDS encoding SH3 domain-containing protein, which translates to MTRHRKLKLQIARFSSAIAVFTLLLWGGLGGAIQTADAQQGRVSSLPIPRFVSLRTEPINMRTGPGVRYPVTWVYQRRNLPVEVTDEFDTWRRVRDPDGAEGWVHQSMLSGQRTGYVTALDSTLFKGSAPSSAVVAKISPGVVIVVDRCPKQIDLCLVDAKGTKGWLSRAAFWGLYENETID; encoded by the coding sequence ATGACCCGACATCGAAAACTTAAGCTCCAGATCGCCCGATTCAGCAGCGCTATTGCTGTGTTCACGCTTCTTTTGTGGGGTGGACTTGGCGGCGCAATCCAGACCGCTGACGCGCAGCAAGGGCGCGTGTCATCGCTTCCAATTCCGCGCTTTGTGTCTTTAAGAACAGAGCCCATAAACATGCGGACGGGGCCAGGAGTGCGCTATCCTGTCACGTGGGTCTATCAACGCCGTAATCTGCCCGTAGAGGTCACGGATGAGTTTGATACCTGGCGCCGGGTCAGGGATCCGGATGGGGCAGAAGGCTGGGTCCATCAGAGCATGCTCTCGGGTCAGCGCACGGGCTACGTGACGGCTTTGGATTCCACGCTGTTTAAAGGATCAGCCCCCTCAAGTGCAGTGGTTGCAAAAATTTCACCGGGTGTTGTGATTGTTGTTGATCGTTGCCCGAAGCAGATCGACTTGTGTTTGGTCGATGCCAAGGGCACCAAAGGCTGGTTGTCCCGGGCCGCGTTCTGGGGCCTCTATGAAAACGAAACCATAGATTAA
- a CDS encoding DUF3501 family protein: MLDKPPANTPVKKNITRDDLMPLEDYGKIRRDYRRKLITTKAKRRIHVGPFATFHFESFETMWAQVQEMLYIEKGGDAQIDDELEAYNPLIPQGRNLVATLLIEIEDEGRRRRTLATLGHIENKIVLSFADERVAGVPEDDVERTTEDGKTSAVHFIKFPFSDDQAKAFLTTEGQVTLGIEHENYKHTAVLQDETKAELARDLDAVST; the protein is encoded by the coding sequence ATGCTTGATAAACCACCAGCGAACACGCCAGTAAAAAAGAACATCACTCGCGATGATCTGATGCCGCTTGAAGACTACGGCAAAATTCGCCGCGACTATCGCCGCAAGCTGATTACGACAAAAGCGAAACGCCGTATTCACGTGGGTCCTTTTGCAACGTTTCATTTTGAAAGTTTTGAGACCATGTGGGCCCAGGTACAGGAAATGCTCTATATCGAAAAAGGCGGTGACGCGCAGATCGACGACGAGCTTGAGGCTTACAACCCCCTCATTCCGCAAGGGCGTAATTTGGTGGCCACGCTTCTGATTGAAATCGAAGATGAAGGCCGCCGCCGGCGGACCCTGGCGACCTTAGGACATATCGAAAATAAAATTGTTCTGTCGTTCGCGGACGAACGCGTCGCGGGTGTGCCCGAAGACGATGTTGAGCGCACCACAGAAGATGGCAAAACATCTGCCGTCCATTTCATAAAATTCCCGTTTAGCGACGATCAGGCCAAAGCCTTCTTGACCACAGAGGGGCAGGTCACACTGGGTATTGAGCATGAAAACTATAAACACACGGCGGTGCTGCAGGACGAGACCAAAGCAGAACTTGCGCGTGACTTAGACGCTGTGAGTACTTAG
- a CDS encoding heterodisulfide reductase-related iron-sulfur binding cluster, translating to MREGSLDAPTRHPIDWQNPDFLDAKKLDAEMRRQFDICHGCRRCFNLCDSFPRLFDLVDEQEDEVEGVDSASFKSVVDACTLCDMCFLTKCPYVPPHEFNIDFPHLMLRYRAAEKANRGIPFFDKQLTETDRNGKLAGGVSGIANWASKRGNILTRPILEAVADVHKDAELPKYHGKTFQARAKAHPPTVNTNAPAYGREAVIYATCFANYNNPDIGTAALNVLAHNGVQTEVVYPGCCGMPQLEQGDIARVAEKAKATAAALKPYVDAGKDIIALVPSCALMMKFEWPLILPDNEDVKRLARATFDISEYVMRIANKEGLAEGLSPVGGPIALHLACHARAQNMGPKGAEMLRAIPDAQITVVERCSGHGGSWGIKKQNFDVATKFAKQTVKKMSASKPSYVCSECPLAGKHIVQGMEPVQDAAASGDDTPKIEHATHPIQILAKAYGF from the coding sequence ATGCGTGAAGGCAGTCTTGACGCGCCCACGCGTCACCCAATTGATTGGCAAAACCCAGACTTTCTCGATGCCAAAAAACTTGACGCAGAAATGCGCCGGCAGTTCGATATCTGTCATGGCTGCCGACGCTGCTTTAATTTGTGTGACTCTTTCCCGCGCCTGTTTGACCTGGTGGATGAACAGGAGGATGAGGTTGAGGGGGTAGACAGCGCCAGTTTCAAATCTGTCGTCGATGCCTGCACGCTGTGCGACATGTGCTTTTTAACCAAGTGCCCTTACGTTCCGCCCCACGAATTCAATATTGATTTTCCCCATCTGATGCTGCGCTACCGGGCCGCCGAAAAAGCCAACCGAGGCATTCCCTTTTTCGACAAACAACTCACCGAGACAGATCGCAACGGTAAACTGGCTGGCGGTGTCTCTGGAATTGCAAACTGGGCGTCAAAACGCGGCAACATCCTGACACGGCCTATTCTCGAAGCTGTTGCAGACGTTCATAAAGATGCAGAACTGCCAAAGTATCACGGCAAAACCTTCCAGGCGCGGGCGAAAGCGCATCCACCCACGGTCAACACTAACGCGCCAGCGTATGGCCGCGAGGCCGTGATCTATGCGACCTGCTTTGCCAATTACAATAATCCTGACATCGGCACCGCCGCCCTGAACGTCCTGGCACACAATGGCGTACAGACCGAGGTTGTGTACCCAGGGTGTTGCGGCATGCCACAGCTTGAGCAGGGCGACATTGCCCGTGTTGCTGAAAAAGCAAAAGCCACAGCGGCGGCTTTGAAGCCGTATGTTGACGCGGGAAAGGACATCATTGCTCTGGTGCCATCCTGCGCGCTGATGATGAAATTCGAATGGCCGCTTATTTTGCCCGACAATGAAGACGTCAAACGCCTCGCCCGCGCGACCTTTGATATTTCAGAATACGTGATGCGGATCGCCAACAAAGAGGGGCTCGCAGAAGGGCTAAGCCCTGTTGGTGGACCGATTGCTCTGCACTTGGCCTGTCATGCCCGCGCGCAGAACATGGGGCCAAAAGGGGCCGAGATGCTCCGCGCCATTCCGGATGCGCAGATCACCGTTGTCGAACGCTGCTCAGGCCATGGCGGATCATGGGGCATCAAGAAACAGAACTTCGATGTGGCAACCAAGTTTGCCAAACAAACCGTGAAAAAAATGTCGGCATCTAAACCATCTTACGTGTGTTCGGAGTGTCCTTTGGCTGGAAAACATATCGTCCAGGGCATGGAACCCGTTCAGGATGCGGCAGCCAGCGGTGACGACACGCCTAAAATTGAACACGCGACACACCCCATTCAAATTCTGGCGAAAGCCTACGGATTCTAG
- a CDS encoding rubrerythrin family protein → MAALKGSKTEESLKAAFAGESQANRRYLYFAQKADVEGQNEVSALFRSTAEGETGHAFGHLEYLEEVGDPATGEPIGDSASNLKSAVAGETHEYTDMYPGMAKTAREEGFDEIADWFETLAKAEKSHAGRFQKALDSLDS, encoded by the coding sequence ATGGCAGCACTCAAAGGCAGTAAAACAGAAGAAAGCTTGAAAGCCGCATTTGCCGGCGAAAGCCAAGCCAACCGTCGTTATCTCTACTTCGCACAAAAAGCTGACGTTGAAGGTCAGAACGAAGTGTCCGCGCTGTTCCGCTCAACCGCCGAAGGCGAAACCGGTCATGCGTTTGGTCACCTTGAGTACCTTGAAGAAGTGGGTGATCCGGCAACGGGTGAGCCGATTGGTGATTCCGCGTCTAACTTGAAGTCCGCCGTTGCAGGTGAAACCCATGAGTACACCGACATGTACCCGGGCATGGCCAAGACAGCACGCGAAGAAGGCTTCGACGAAATTGCTGACTGGTTTGAAACCCTTGCAAAAGCTGAAAAGTCTCACGCCGGTCGCTTCCAGAAAGCTCTGGATAGCCTCGACAGCTAA
- a CDS encoding Fur family transcriptional regulator translates to MTKSTPKETVPSDNDLALHLRKVGLRPTRQRMALAEILFRQGDRHITAETLYTDAVAQGVNVSLATVYNALHTFTAKGLLREISIDSTRSYFDTNTSDHHHFYFEKSGRLQDIEVGHVKLAQIPEAPEGKSVSRVDVIVRING, encoded by the coding sequence ATGACAAAATCGACCCCAAAAGAGACTGTTCCTTCAGACAATGACTTAGCCTTGCACTTGCGCAAGGTTGGTCTGCGTCCGACGCGGCAGCGTATGGCATTGGCAGAAATCCTGTTTCGGCAGGGTGACCGGCATATCACGGCTGAAACTCTGTATACGGATGCTGTGGCGCAAGGGGTAAATGTATCCCTGGCCACAGTTTACAATGCGCTGCACACGTTCACCGCAAAGGGGTTGTTGCGGGAAATCTCAATTGATTCAACACGGTCCTATTTCGATACCAATACAAGCGATCACCACCATTTCTATTTCGAGAAATCTGGTCGTTTGCAAGATATCGAGGTTGGGCACGTGAAGCTGGCGCAGATTCCAGAAGCACCTGAGGGCAAGTCCGTGTCCCGGGTTGATGTTATCGTGCGCATAAACGGCTGA
- a CDS encoding MFS transporter: MTFAQALSMTGAGIVMLVTALAGDYLATDPRLATLPLAIQFVATMLATFPAALWMRHAGRRLGFTIGQCIGIAGALLSCFALLQGSFGWFIAGAALLGAHNAFWGYYRFAAAEAAHPERRARAISWVMLGGIVSALLGPELAKATRDLFSPILFAGCYAAIAGLCVFTACLIQGASLPPARPRVSKSDDQTRPLSEIVRQPTFIVAAVAAMVGYGVMILVMSATPLSMVDCGFAFDDAAFVIQWHALAMFVPSFFTGSLIKQFGPLKIILTGVFLNIACMAFNLSGIEFINFWLGLVALGLGWNFMFIGGTALLTETYREGEQEKTQAANDFLVFAAISVATFSSGALQNGFGWAAVNGVMVLPLSAALFAIIWLSSKQRRGLA, from the coding sequence CTGACGTTCGCCCAGGCATTGTCAATGACCGGCGCTGGAATCGTCATGTTGGTGACAGCCCTGGCGGGCGACTATCTCGCGACGGACCCGCGTTTGGCGACCTTGCCCCTTGCGATCCAGTTTGTTGCAACCATGCTGGCCACCTTTCCGGCAGCGCTTTGGATGCGCCACGCGGGTCGTCGCCTCGGTTTCACTATCGGGCAATGCATTGGCATTGCTGGTGCCCTGCTAAGTTGTTTTGCACTACTGCAAGGCAGCTTTGGTTGGTTCATTGCTGGGGCTGCTTTGCTGGGCGCGCACAATGCATTCTGGGGCTACTACAGATTTGCGGCGGCGGAAGCGGCGCATCCGGAGCGCCGTGCGCGCGCCATCTCTTGGGTTATGTTGGGGGGAATAGTTTCCGCCTTGCTTGGCCCTGAGTTGGCGAAAGCAACGCGAGATTTATTCTCACCAATTCTATTTGCAGGATGCTACGCCGCTATCGCTGGCTTGTGCGTTTTTACGGCTTGTTTAATTCAGGGCGCATCTTTGCCACCGGCACGTCCGCGCGTCTCAAAGTCTGATGATCAAACACGTCCCTTAAGTGAGATTGTCCGGCAGCCTACCTTTATCGTTGCAGCTGTTGCTGCAATGGTTGGCTACGGCGTTATGATTTTGGTCATGAGTGCAACACCGCTGTCTATGGTGGATTGCGGTTTCGCCTTTGACGATGCCGCCTTTGTTATTCAATGGCACGCGCTCGCCATGTTTGTGCCGAGCTTTTTTACTGGCTCGTTGATTAAACAGTTTGGGCCTTTGAAGATCATACTGACCGGTGTGTTTTTAAATATCGCGTGTATGGCGTTTAATTTGTCTGGCATTGAATTTATCAATTTCTGGCTCGGCCTTGTCGCACTGGGGTTGGGCTGGAACTTTATGTTCATCGGCGGCACGGCGCTATTGACCGAAACATACCGGGAGGGGGAACAGGAAAAAACACAGGCGGCAAATGACTTCCTGGTGTTTGCAGCCATATCCGTTGCAACCTTTTCCTCAGGCGCATTGCAAAACGGTTTTGGGTGGGCTGCTGTTAATGGCGTGATGGTCTTGCCGTTGTCTGCTGCGCTGTTCGCCATCATTTGGCTGAGCTCTAAACAACGGCGTGGCTTAGCTTAG
- a CDS encoding cold shock domain-containing protein, giving the protein MESSSQAGTEKSGVTAKVKWFNPAKGFGFVAPTDGSPDAFLHVSVVHKADLRTLRQGATIVCALGGGPKGPQVTEIETVDNSTVVDDVPEGNETVIVGEIKFFAADKGYGFGVPMGGGHDIFIGIGALQRSNLDRLESGQHVRMHVQDGSKGPMATQVEVIIEPD; this is encoded by the coding sequence ATGGAATCGTCTTCCCAGGCCGGGACCGAAAAATCGGGTGTTACGGCAAAAGTTAAATGGTTTAACCCTGCAAAGGGTTTTGGCTTTGTTGCCCCGACAGACGGAAGCCCGGATGCATTTCTTCACGTCTCTGTTGTGCACAAGGCGGATTTAAGAACCTTGCGCCAAGGCGCAACGATCGTCTGCGCTTTGGGTGGCGGTCCCAAGGGACCTCAAGTTACTGAAATAGAAACGGTCGACAACTCAACTGTTGTCGATGACGTTCCGGAAGGTAATGAAACCGTAATCGTTGGTGAAATCAAATTCTTTGCTGCCGACAAAGGCTATGGCTTTGGTGTGCCTATGGGCGGGGGACACGATATTTTCATCGGCATCGGCGCTCTGCAACGCTCGAACTTAGATCGTTTAGAATCTGGCCAGCATGTGCGTATGCATGTCCAGGATGGCAGCAAGGGGCCAATGGCGACTCAGGTCGAAGTCATTATTGAACCAGATTAA
- the glpK gene encoding glycerol kinase GlpK codes for MTLSSEKLLLAIDQGTTSSRAIVFDLHGSPIATAQRPFSQIYPKDGWVEHNPEEIWQTVKDCVRSVLSEIGDVSRVATLGITNQRETTVVWDRKSGDPIGNAIVWQDRRGADICRDLFASGYADVIQQKTGLIPDSYFSATKLQWILNASREIRERAEHGELAFGTIDTFLLWRLTGSESHKTDATNASRTMLFNIHTQKWDEELLNHFNIPRSLLPEVQDTASVFGVTAPSLFGRALPITAMVGDQQGALAGQSCFQPGLAKSTFGTGAFVLLNTGEEAALSQNKLLTTIGYRLNNKTAYAVEGSVFNAGTIVQWMRDEMGWLNHAADSDKHARASTNNKVVFVPAFTGLGAPHWDPDARGALYGLTRDTTQADIVRAGLEAVCFQTKDLMDAMHADTGDHLSLLRVDGGMAANDWLLQSLADVLDVAIERPTNLEASVWGAAVLAGLGAGVVSSLEELETLRSVERVFVPSISADQRAAKIETWTNAVLRTRSSP; via the coding sequence ATGACTCTGTCTTCAGAAAAACTCTTGCTGGCCATTGACCAAGGCACAACGTCCAGCCGCGCCATCGTCTTCGACTTGCATGGATCTCCCATCGCGACCGCACAACGCCCGTTCTCGCAGATTTATCCGAAAGATGGCTGGGTAGAGCATAATCCGGAAGAGATCTGGCAAACTGTCAAAGACTGTGTTCGGTCCGTGTTGTCTGAGATCGGTGATGTGAGCCGCGTCGCCACCCTGGGCATCACCAATCAACGTGAAACAACTGTTGTCTGGGATCGTAAAAGTGGTGACCCCATTGGCAACGCCATTGTTTGGCAAGATCGGCGGGGAGCAGATATTTGTCGTGATTTATTTGCTTCGGGTTATGCCGATGTCATTCAGCAGAAGACGGGCCTTATTCCAGACTCCTATTTCTCTGCAACGAAGCTTCAATGGATTTTAAACGCCTCACGCGAGATTCGGGAACGCGCTGAACACGGCGAACTCGCCTTCGGCACCATAGACACTTTTCTCCTCTGGCGCCTGACGGGTAGCGAGTCACATAAAACTGACGCCACAAATGCCTCCAGAACAATGCTGTTTAATATTCACACGCAAAAGTGGGATGAAGAGTTACTCAATCACTTCAATATTCCTCGTTCTTTGTTACCGGAGGTGCAAGACACAGCCAGCGTGTTCGGTGTAACTGCGCCCTCATTGTTTGGGCGTGCGCTTCCGATCACAGCCATGGTTGGTGACCAACAAGGTGCCTTGGCGGGCCAGAGTTGTTTTCAGCCCGGTCTCGCAAAAAGTACCTTTGGCACAGGTGCCTTTGTGTTGTTAAACACCGGAGAGGAAGCCGCGCTCTCACAAAACAAACTTCTGACCACGATTGGGTATCGCCTAAACAACAAAACGGCCTACGCCGTTGAAGGCAGCGTGTTCAACGCGGGCACGATTGTACAATGGATGCGCGACGAAATGGGGTGGCTAAACCATGCGGCCGACTCAGATAAACACGCACGGGCGAGCACAAATAATAAGGTGGTTTTTGTGCCCGCATTTACTGGACTCGGTGCGCCACATTGGGACCCGGATGCGCGCGGTGCGTTATATGGTCTGACGCGCGACACAACACAGGCTGATATTGTGCGCGCCGGATTGGAAGCTGTGTGCTTTCAAACAAAAGACCTTATGGACGCTATGCACGCAGACACCGGTGATCACCTTTCGCTGCTTCGGGTCGACGGTGGCATGGCGGCGAATGATTGGCTTCTGCAAAGCCTGGCCGACGTCCTAGACGTTGCCATTGAACGGCCAACTAATCTTGAAGCCAGTGTCTGGGGGGCCGCAGTATTGGCAGGCTTAGGGGCAGGCGTTGTTTCCTCCTTGGAGGAGTTAGAAACCTTACGAAGCGTTGAGCGTGTGTTTGTACCATCCATTTCTGCTGACCAGCGCGCTGCCAAAATAGAGACGTGGACCAACGCTGTTTTGCGTACCCGGTCGAGCCCATAG
- the mobA gene encoding molybdenum cofactor guanylyltransferase MobA — MKISVVAVVLAGGRARRLGGRDKALISVHGRRLIDRCIAALKPHCQHIALSVQPENSWAKDYGLPLLYDRPSPKMGPLGGIAAALHWASEQDPQPDWVITTPVDLPFIPTDLIERLTGQEADVAVASSGRQTHYPVAAWTPSLSAPLENFLNNGTQSVQDFQSGYGVAIVNWETSAFDPFFNINTPQDLSTAEDIEKNIMAKRT, encoded by the coding sequence ATGAAGATCTCTGTCGTTGCCGTTGTTCTTGCCGGTGGTCGGGCGCGTCGTTTGGGCGGTCGCGATAAAGCCCTCATATCTGTTCATGGCAGACGATTGATCGACAGATGCATTGCCGCTCTTAAACCGCACTGCCAGCACATTGCGCTAAGTGTGCAGCCAGAAAATTCTTGGGCGAAAGATTATGGTTTACCACTACTCTATGATCGCCCGTCACCAAAAATGGGGCCTTTGGGCGGCATTGCGGCGGCCTTACACTGGGCCAGCGAACAAGACCCGCAACCGGACTGGGTGATCACAACACCTGTGGATTTACCCTTTATTCCAACAGATCTGATTGAAAGACTGACAGGCCAAGAGGCTGATGTGGCGGTGGCCAGCTCTGGAAGGCAAACGCATTACCCTGTCGCAGCATGGACGCCATCACTTAGCGCTCCATTGGAGAATTTTTTGAACAATGGAACTCAGTCTGTGCAAGACTTTCAGTCTGGGTATGGCGTAGCAATCGTGAATTGGGAGACCTCGGCGTTTGACCCGTTCTTCAATATCAATACACCGCAAGATCTTTCGACCGCAGAAGATATTGAAAAAAACATAATGGCAAAAAGAACATGA